AAGCGACGCGCCTGCGGCGGCACCGGCAACAGAGCCATCAGCGGCGCCCCGGTATCCTCACGCTTGAGGTCAAGAACCAGGGAAAAGCCGAGGTTGGGGATAAACGGGAACGGATGGGCGGGGTCCACGGCCAGCGGTGTCAGAATCGGAAAGATATTCTCCAGGAAATATTCCTCCAGCCACTCACCTTCCTCCGCCGTCAGGGTCGTACCATCGACAAGAAGAATCCCCTCAGCGGCCAGTTCGCCAATAATGCTTGCCCAACGGCGCTGCTGTTCATTGATCAGTTCTTCGGCCAGCCGGTTAATCTGCGTAAGCTGCTGGACCGGCGTCAGGCCTTCAGGCGTAATGGTCTGAACGCCGGCGTTGATCTGGCCGCGGATACCGGCGACACGGACCATGTAAAATTCATCCAGGTTGCTGGCGGAAATGGACAGAAAACGCAGGCGCTCAAGCAGGGGATGGTTTTCGTTGAAGGATTCCTCCATCACCCGCATGTTAAACCTGAGCCAGGACAGTTCCCGGTTGATATATTTTTCGTGCGGCTCAAAGGCCGAAAAATCGATCGGGCCTTCAGCAATTTCCTGTGCCATATCCGTTCCCTGGTTCCGAAGATATAATGGTTTGACATATCTAACGGAAGATTATTTCATATCTGTTACCAAATCTCAATCTTCAAGCGATTCCAACGCTTTCCGGGCAAGAGGAATGGTAACGGCTCTCTTTTCCGTCAATGCCAGCCGGTCGATACGACGCACTGTGCGCCGCACGCCGGCAAATGAGCGGTCGATCCGCGGCAACAGATAGTCGAGAACCTCGGACGGCAAGATCACCTGAAGATCGGCAAACTGTTTGATAATCACCGACGCCAGAAGACTGTCGTCCGCCTGCCCCATCTCGACAATGGGACAGCTGAGAATCCGGGACGACAGGTCGGGAAGCGACATTCCCCAGGAACGGGGATGGGTCCGCGCCGTCAGCAGCAGGAAGCTCGCTTTCTCCTTCAGCCAGTTGTAGCTGTGCAGCAGTTGTTCCTCGCGTCCCGGGCCGGACAGATAGGTGTCCACATCTTCGAAAATATAGGCCTTTTCCCGTCCCACCAGCGGTTGCCCGAAAAATTCTTCCTCATTAAGCCTGATGGCGCTGCTCCGGTCCTGCCACACATGACTGAGGTGGGTTTTCCCGCAGCCCTCGTCTCCAAACAGGATCAGTACATGGGACGGCCAGTCCGGCCAGCGATCAATCCAGTTCACGGCATCTGTATTGGAGGCCGCCACCAGGAAGTCCTCATGGCCAAAGGCCTGCCGGACCGGCAGGTTGAGGGGGAGTTGAACCGGAGTCATGGCTGGCACCGCTCGAGACTCAGGATAATTTCCTCGGCCGCCGTCTGGCCGTCTTCCGGCGTGCGCCAGTAGACTTCAAAGACAAAGCCCTGTTGGGCCATGGTGAGGAACAGCTGGTCCAGATCGCCGGAATGGTTAATGGTGATTGCGGCATGATCCAGGGCAAGCCGGTCCACGGTAAAGTCCCGGATCAGGGAAACTTCCCGCAAATGCTCCTGCACATTAACCCAGTCCTCAAGCCCCTTGAACCTGACCTTCATGGAAATCCGGGAGGCCACACCGAAATGAACCAGAACTTTTTCCCGCCACTGGTTATCCAGATAGATCATGGTTTTTTCGATCGCGCGCTGATAAAGATCGGCAATCACATCGGTGGACAGGCTGTCTTCGCCCAGTTCAGAAGTGATGGTTTCCCGATGAACCTCCTGTCCGTCCAGCCCCTGCCGGAGCGTCAAGGTCAGCCGGGAGCGGTCGGTGACCAGATCCCGTTCGAGGGAAGCAATGGCAACGACCAGGGTCTCCAGATTGTTCTTTTTGGCAAAATCGGCGAGCTTGACCGCCAGCCCGTCATAAGCCTGCCAGCTGTTGATCAACAACCGCTGGGAAAGAGTTGAGGGTGGTATATCGGGCTGGACCAGGTGATTCAGCCCGCCATACTGATCCCAGGCCTGTTTCCAGCCGTTGTCCCTGTCCCACAGGAAATAGGAACCGTCCTTTTCCAGTACCGGCAGGATGGTCATCGGGGTAGACAGGCTTTCGGCGAAGGGGATCTGCAGCAGGGAGAGCAGGTCGTAGATCTTGGTGCGGCTGAAATGCACCGTCATGGTGGCGATATAGCGCACACTGGAATTTCGTTCGTCCTGGATTTCAAAGCCGCTGATCAGTTCGCGGACCTGCCGGTCATCTAAATAGGGAAGTTTCGAAATATCTTCCGGACGCAGAATTTTGGCAAAAAACTTCTGCAGCGCTTCCCGCTGGCCGTTCAGCAGGGCGATCCGGCGCGCCTGGTTTACGGTGCGGCTGGTCTGGTCCACTTCGATATCGTAAATAGTGTAGATCCGGGCTTCACGCCCCGGACTGACCTCTGCCTGTGCCACACCAAACATCAAGCAAGACATTAAAATAATGGCATAAGGCATTATTTTTATTTTATTTATCAACAATATTCTGTTTCCGGTCCGGTAACTGTTTTCATCATTTATCAGGCGAATGACTGCCACTCGGCCATCTCTGTCACCACTGGTGACCAGATATAACACGAAGCGAAAAAAGTCATAATCAAAAATGACTGTGGCATTTTCATGAAATGCCCCTTATATCTGGGCGTCTGTTAAAAGACTTATATCCGGGATATATACTGGTGAGCGATCAAAATCCAAAAACTTCCTATACCTACAAGGATGCCGGTGTCGATATTGATGCCGGTAATGACCTGGTCAATGCCATCAAACCTGCTGCCGCGTCGACCCGACGGTCCGGCGTGACCGAAGACCTCGGTGGTTTCGGCGCCCTGTTCGACCTCAAGGCGGCCGGCTACAACGACCCGATCCTGGTGTCCGGCACCGACGGCGTCGGCACCAAGCTGAAAATCGCCATTGACTCCGGCAGGCACGACACGGTCGGCATCGACCTGGTCGCCATGTGTGTCAACGACCTGATTGTCCAGGGCGCGGAACCGCTGTTCTTCCTCGATTATTTTGCCACCGGGCATCTGTCCGTCGAGGCGGGTCGCGATATCGTCGGCGGTATTGCTGAAGGATGCCGCCAGTCCAATGCCGCCCTGATCGGCGGTGAGACGGCAGAAATGCCCGGCATGTATGCCGATGGCGATTATGACCTGGCCGGGTTCTGCGTCGGCGCCGTAGAACGGGACGAAATCCTGACCGGCGCGACAATTGCCCCCGGAGACGTGGTATTGGGCCTGGCCTCCAGCGGCATTCATTCCAACGGCTTTTCCCTGGTGCGCCGACTGGTGGAAGACAGCGGCCTCGGCTATGACGCTCCCTGCCCCTATGATGACAGCAAATCCTTCGGCGCGGCCCTGCTGACCCCGACAAAGATCTATGTCAAAAGCTGCCTCGCCAACCTGAAGGCCGGCACCCTCAAGGGCCTCAGCCATATCACCGGTGGCGGTTTTGTGGAGAATATTCCGCGGGTCCTGCCGAAAAATGTCGCGGTCGAAGTGGACGCAGGCGCCTGGACCCTGCCGCCGGTGTTCGACTGGCTCAGAACCCGCGGCAATATAACCGCCGCGGAAATGGCCAAGACCTTCAACTGCGGTATCGGCATGGCTGTGGTTGTCGCGGCCGAAAATGCCGACAGGGCCAAGAAGATTTTCGAGGAGTGCGGCGAAACCGTCTATACTATCGGACGGGTCGTGGAGCGCGCTGAAGGCGCCCCGGCCACCGTGGTCAATGGCAAGGCCGGCGACTGGGGCTATACTGAAGACTGGACGGCTGTTTCAGCCGGCAAGAAATAAGAGGCGCCCATGCTCGACGTAGCAGTTCTCGTTTCCGGACGCGGCAGCAACCTGCAGGCCCTGATAGATGCTTGCGCCGATGAGGATTTTCCCGCCCGCATCGTCCGGGTGATTTCCAATAATCCCGATGCCTACGGCCTGGAACGCGCCCGGCAAGCAAACATCCCTACCAGTGTGATCAATCACCGGGACTATGACAGCAAAGAAGCCTTCGAAGAGGCCCTGGACAAGGAACTGAATGCCTGTAAAGCGAAAATGATCTGTCTGGCCGGTTTCATGCGGATCCTCGAGGCCCGGTTCGTGAACCGCTGGAAAGACCGCATCCTCAATATCCATCCGTCCCTGCTGCCCTCGTTCAAGGGACTTCACACCCATGAACGCGCCCTGGAATCCGGTGTGCGCTTTACCGGCTGCACGGTGCATATCGTGCGGCCGGAAATGGATGACGGCCCCATCATCCTGCAGGCCGCCGTGGCGGTAAACCCGGACGAGACGGCCGACGAACTGGCCGCCCGCATCCTGGAATATGAACATATCATCTATCCCGAGGCCCTGCGCCTGATGGCCAGTGGCAAGGCCCGGATCGCCGGGGACAAGGTGATCATTGAGTCTGCGGCCTATCCCGACGGCGGCTGGATCAATCCGCTGCCTGGCGACGACCTGGAACTCTGACCATAAAAAAGGGAGCCGCAGGCTCCCTTGTTCATTTAAGCGTTAGGTTGCTTAGATCAGCCCTGCCAGCGGCGAGGACGGGTCGGCATAGAGCTTTTTACCCATGCGCCCGGCGAGATAGGCTTCGCGGCCAGCCTCCACGGCCAGTTTCATGGCCCGGGCCATGCGGATCGGGTCCCTGGCTTCGGCAATGGCCGTGTTCATCAGCACGCCGTCGCAGCCCAGCTCCATGGCCACGGCCGCATCGGAGGCGGTGCCAACCCCGGCATCCACCAGCACCGGCACATTGGCCTGTTCCACAATCAGTCTGATCTGGACCGGGTTCTGGATGCCGAGCCCGGACCCGATCGGCGCGCCCAGCGGCATGATCGCGCAACACCCCATGTCTTCCAGCACCTTGGCCTGGATCGGATCGTCACTGCAATAGACCATCACTTCGAATCCTTCACTGATCAGGACCTCAGCCGCCTTGAGCGTCTCCGGCATATTGGGATAGAGGGTCTTCTGGTCGCCAAGAACCTCGAGCTTCACCAGGTTCCAGCCGCCAGCTTCCCGGGCCAGGCGCAGGGTGCGCAACGCATCATCGGCCGTAAAACAGCCGGCGGTATTGGGCAGATAGGTATATTTCCGGGGATCAATGAAATCCACAAGCATGGGCTGGTTCGGATCGCTGACATTGACGCGGCGCACGGCGACGGTCACGATTTCCGCTCCCGAAGCCTCTACCGCCGCAGCATTTTCCTCAAATGATTTGTATTTTCCGGTTCCAACGATCAGGCGGGATGTGAACTCCCGGCCTGCGATTGTAAATGTGTCAGTCAATTTTTCCACCACCAATAAAATGTACTATTTCCAGCTGGTCGCCGTCCTCAATCAGTACCTGCTGAAAGGTTGTTTTGGGCACTATTTCCAGGTTCCTTTCCACAGCAACCTTGGAGGGATCTATATCGAGCTCCTCCAGCAGATCATGGAGGGACATCTGCTTCTCGAGTGTATGTTCGTCACCATTTATCATCAAGCTGATCAATGATCTGATCCTTTTTAATTCTTAAGACTTTGCAGGATTAAAGCAATCCTTTATAGTTCGCAAATATTTTGACCATAAAAAGCCCCGAAAAAACGACGGCTGACAGGCAAGTAACGAAACCGGTTTTCAAACCGAACATAAGTCATTATACAGGACCACCAGATAACAGTCCGGTAGCACCCGGAATTTATTGTGTGGAAGTAGGCAAGTAAGAAGGCTTTTATGACAAAGAGCACATCAGGCAATATTCTGATTCTCAACGGCCCCAATCTGAACATGTTGGGCACCCGCGAGCCGGAAATCTACGGCACAGAGACCCTGTCGGATATTGAGGAAAAGTGCAAGATACATGCTGGCGAGCTTGGCATGACCGTGACCTTCCGCCAGAGCAACACCGAAGGTGAAATTGTCAACTGGATCCAGGAAGCTCGGGGCACCGCACAGGCCATCATCATCAACGCCGGGGCCTATACCCATACCTCCGTCGCCCTGATGGACGCCTTGCTGGCCGTCGGCTTGCCGGTAATCGAGGTACATTTATCCAATATCTTCAAACGCGAGGAATTCCGTCATCATTCCTATATTTCCCCGGCCTCTGTCGGGGTGATCTGTGGATTTGGCAGCCGGGGTTATCTTCTGGCGCTGGACGCCCTCGCCGACATACTCTAAGAATAACTGACAAGATTTATAACAAGGGACTGTAACCAGATGTCAAAAATGCACGTCGATCAGGAACTAATTCGCGACCTGGCAGCACTGCTTAATGAAACCGACCTTTCTGAAATCGAGGTGGAAGACGGCGACCGTAAAATCAGGGTCTGTCGCAATGTGACTGTTGCCGCAGCCGCCCCCGTGGCCGCACCGGTCGCCGCTGCTGCCGCCGCTCCGGCAGCTGCCCCGGCAGAAGCCGCATCTGAAAGCTCGGCCGCGGATCATCCCGGCGCGGTGCTGTCCCCCATGGTTGGCACTGTCTATACCGCCCCGGAGCCGAATGCCGACAACTTCATCAAGGTTGGCGACAAGGTCAGCGCCGGCGATACGATACTGATTGTCGAAGCCATGAAGGTAATGAACCACATCCATGCGCCCAAATCCGGCACCGTGACCCAGATCCTGGTCGAAAACGGCCAGCCGGTCGAATATGGTGAACCTCTGGTGATCGTCGAATAGGGTTCTGTACTCATATGTTTGATAAAGTTCTTATAGCCAACCGCGGAGAAATCGCCCTGCGTATTCACAGGGCCTGCAGGGAAATGGGCATCCATACCGTTGCCGTCCATTCCGAGGCAGACGAAAATGCCATGCATGTGCGCCTGGCGGACGAAAGCGTCTGTATCGGTCCGGCCTCCTCGGCAGAAAGTTACCTGAATATCCCGGCCATTATCGCCGCAGCGGAAATCACCAACGCGGACGCCATTCACCCGGGATACGGCTTCCTGTCCGAGAATGAAAAATTCGCGGAGATCGTCGAGCAGCACAAGATTGCCTTCATTGGACCGACCGCCCAGCACATCCGCGTGATGGGCGACAAGATTTCCGCCAAGGAAACGGTCAAAAAACTCGGCATTCCGGTTGTCCCCGGTTCCGAAGGCGAAGTCCGCGATTATGAAACCGCCTCCAAGGTTGCCAAGGAGATCGGCTATCCGGTGATCGTCAAGGCCGCTTCCGGCGGCGGTGGCCGCGGCATGAAGGTGGTGCATAATGAAGGCGAGCTCCAGAATGCGGTCAGCTCCGCCAAATCCGAGGCAAAAGCTGCATTCGGTGACGACGCGGTCTATCTGGAAAAATTCCTGACCCTGCCGCGGCATATCGAGCTGCAGGTCCTGGCCGACGAACACGGCAACTGCATCCATCTCGGCGAACGCGACTGTTCCCTGCAGCGCCGGCACCAGAAAGTACTGGAAGAAGCACCCTCACCGGCCCTGAACGCCGAAGAACGGGAAAAGATCGGTGAGGTTGTTGCCAAGGCCATCCAGGGCCTGGGCTACCGCGGCGCCGGTACCATTGAATTCCTTTACGAGAATGGTGAGTTCTACTTCATCGAAATGAATACCCGTCTGCAGGTGGAACATCCGGTGACCGAAATGATCACCGGCGTTGACCTGGTACGTGAACAAATCCGCATCGCCGCCGGCCTGCCGCTGAGCCTGAAACAGGAAGACATCACGATCTCCGGTCATGCCATCGAATGCCGGATCAATGCGGAAGATCCCTTCACTTTTATCCCTTCACCGGGCAAGATCGGTGACTATCATACGCCGGGCGGACTCGGGGTCCGGGTGGATTCCGCCCTGTACAGCGGCTACAGCATTCCGCCCTATTACGACAGCATGATCGCCAAGCTGATCGTGCACGGCAAGACCCGCAATGAGTGCCTGATGCGCCTGCGGCGCGCCCTGGAGGAATATGTGATCGACGGGATCAAGACCACCATTCCCCTGCATCAGATGCTGATCCGGGAAAATGATTTTGTAAACGGAGCTTATGACATCCACTGGCTGGAAAACTTCCTGAATAATCTGGAGACATGACGGAAATTACAGCAGATCTTCTGCTACACGCCTATAGTCAGGGCATCTTTCCCATGGCGGAGAGTGCCGACAGCGACGAAATCTTCTGGGTGGATCCCGAACTACGCGGGATCTTCCCCCTGGAGCATTTTCATGTGCCGAACCGACTGGCGCGCAAGATCCGCCAGCAGCCGTTCGAGATCCGCATCGACACGGCTTTCCGCGAGGTGATGAAGGCCTGCGCCGAAACCATCCCTGACACGGAACGGGACAACACCTGGATCAACGACACCATCCTCGATCGCTATTGTGAGCTTTTCCGCATGGGCTATGCCCATTCCGTGGAATGCTGGCGCGACGAAAAGCTGGTCGGCGGACTATACGGGGTATCCATTGGCGGCGCATTTTGCGGGGAAAGCATGTTTCACCGGGAAACCGACGCCAGCAAGGTTGCCCTGGTCTATCTGGTGGCGCGGCTGAAAAAAGCCGGCTATATCCTGCTGGATACCCAGTTTATTACCGATCATCTGGAAAAGTTCGGCGCCGTGGAAATCCCGAGAATGGAATATAAGGCCAGACTTGCCCGCGCCCTGGACCTGGAACCGGATTTCTATTCGTTACCGGCAGACGCCGCGCCGGAAACCATCTTGCAACTGGTGACCCAGATATCATAAACCGGATGTTCCAGCGGAGAGACAGCGGGGCTTGAAGCAAACATCCAGCCGCTGAAGACCTTGTTCCGCTCCTTGCCCTGGCCCACATCGGTGATCTCAAGAAAAGCCACACTCTCCGGGGTTTCCTCCGGCGGATTGGAACGGCAGTGGCGCATGACAATTTCCAGGGTGCCGAACCGCACCGGTTCATCCTGACGTGCTTCAATAGTGGAAAGCCTTGCGGTAATTTTATCCAGCGCCCCCAGCACCACAACCGCGACCTTTCCGTCTTCACTATTGTCGGAAATCTCGTCAGCCCATACCGCCGACGTCCAAATGGACTGAAGAAGAACTGAAAGAAGGAGGAGTTTACGCATCACGCAGCCTAATCCGACTTCTTGTCATCCGAGCCTGCAAATTTATCCAGCAGTCCGAGCAGGTCGACGGAGCCCTGGGTATCCAGGATCTCGTCTCCGTCCGCCAGCATCTCGTCACTGCCGCCAGGATCAAGAACCAGATAATTGCCGCCAAGAAGCCCCTCGGAAGTGATTTTAGCGAAAGTGTCTTCGGGAATTTTGATTTCCGGATCAACTGAAAACTCGACCACAGCCATGAAGGTATCGGGATCGATATATTGTTTGAGCACGCTACCGACCTTGATGCCGCTGACCCGGACATCGCTGCCGACGGCCAGTCCGTCAACCTTGTCGAATTTGGCTATCAGGTGATATCCGCCATTGGAGGACAGATTGGCATGGGAATATGCAAAATAAAGAAAACTTCCGGCGATGAAAAGAACCACTGCCCCCACAAGGGTCTCTACCAGATTACTTCGCATATAATTACTCCTGCTCTCAGTCTCAGCTGTTCGGCGTCCAGGCTTCGTAATCGCCTGTTGTTTTCGCCCGAGAACCGGCGGCATTGAGGCTTCCGCTCGGATAGTAGGCATCCACAGTGCCGGTCAGGTTGGGCTGATGTTCCTTTTCCCAGCTCTTGACCACCGGCGGCTGTTCGACCGGTGTTTCGTCAACGGTATAGTGAAGCCAGGCATGCCATTCCGGCGGTATGCGGGACGCTTCGATTTCACCGTTATAAATTACCCAGCGTTTTTTACCCTTTTTCTCATGGTAATAAACATTGCCCTGGTCATCTTCGCCAACCTTCTCACCGTTCAGGCTGGTGAAAACCCAGGTGCCGATTGTGCTGTTGTGCCACCAGGTGAAGATTTTTCTCAGTAAGGAAAACATATCCTGTCCGTCCTGCCTTTTATCCAAGTTTTACTTTCTATACCGTGCCAGCCCCTGCAGAACAACCATAAAACAATGCGCCGGCGATTATTCTCCGGAAAATCGGGGCAATATTATGGTCCTGGTCCTCCAGGGGCTTAACCAACGATTCGACAAACACAAGATGTAGCAGTCCAGCCCCTGTCAAACACAATATATCAGAAAAATCGCTATGGAATTAACCACGAGTGCGATACACTTCTTCAATCGTAAAACAGAAGAGAATACGCCGGGGAATTTAGATGAAGGTTAAACGTCGCTTTACTTCACCAGATCAGTCACCGTACCACAGCCTTGAATTCAGAACGACCGACAGCGAGATCCGCAATCCGGACGGCACGGTTGTTTTTGAACTCAAGAATATCGAGGTGCCTGCTGACTGGAGTCAGGTTGCGGCGGATATCATTGCCCAGAAATATTTCCGCAAGGCCGGGGTGCCCTGCTGCCTTCGCCCGGTCAGGGAAGACGGCGTTCCCAGCTGGCTCTGGCGTCATGAAGCTGACGAGTCTGCCCTTTCAAGCCTGCCCGAAGAGAAAAGAAGCGGCCCGGAAAAAAGCGCCAAGCAGGTCTTTGACCGTTTGGCCGGAACCTGGACCTACTGGGGCTGGAAAGGCGGTTACTTCAGCGAGGAAAGCGATGCCCGGACTTTCTTTGACGAGTTGCGCTTCATGCTGGCCAACCAGATGTGCGCCCCCAACTCCCCCCAGTGGTTCAACACCGGGCTGCACTGGGCCTACGGCATCGATGGTCCCGCCCAGGGTCACCATTATGTTGATTACAAAACCGGCAAGCTGACCAAGTCCAAAAGCGCTTATGAACATCCCCAGCCCCACGCCTGCTTTATCCAGGGCGTGTCCGACGACCTGGTCAACGACGGCGGCATTATGGACCTGTGGACCCGGGAGGCCCGTCTGTTCAAATACGGCTCCGGCACCGGCAGCAACTTCTCCAATATCCGCGGCTCCGGCGAGCCCCTGTCCGGCGGCGGCAAGTCTTCCGGCCTGATGAGCTTCCTGAAGATTGGCGACCGGGCAGCCGGCGCCATTAAATCGGGCGGCACCACCAGACGTGCGGCCAAAATGGTCATCGTTGATATCGACCATCCGGACATCGAGGAATTCATCAACTGGAAAGTCAAGGAAGAACAAAAGGTCGCGGCCCTTGTCACCGGCTCGAAAATTGTTGAGAAACATCTCCAGGAAGTGATGACCGCCTGCCAGAGCAAATCGCTGGAGCCGGCAGACGCCTGTGATCCCAATGCGAATGCAGACCTGAAAACCGCGGTGCTTTCCGCCCGCAACGCCCTGGTCAGCGAAAATTACATCCAGCGGGTGATCCAGTTTGCCAAACAGGGCTATACGGAAATCGAATTCGAAACCTACGACACCGACTGGGATTCCGAAGCCTATATGACTGTCTCCGGGCAGAATTCCAACAACTCGGTCCGGGTGACCGACGATTTCATGCAGTCGGTCCTGGACGACGGCGACTGGGACCTGATCAACCGCGGCAACGGCAGGGTCGCCAAAACCGTCAAATCCCGCGCCCTGTGGGAGGATATCGCCCTGTCCGCCTGGCAGTGCGCCGATCCCGGCCTGCAGTTCCATACCACCATCAACGACTGGCACACCTGTCCCCAGTCCGGGCCGATCCGCGCTTCCAACCCCTGCTCGGAATATATGTTCCTGGACAATACCGCCTGTAACCTGGCGTCCCTGAACCTGATGAAGTTCCGGACCCCGGACGACGACTTTGATGTGGACAGCTTTGAACATGCGGTCACCATCTGGACGATTGTGCTCGAGATATCGGTCCTGATGGCCCAGTTCCCGTCCAAGGAAATTGCCCGCCTCAGCTATGATTTCCGGACTCTGGGACTGGGCTTTGCCAATA
The DNA window shown above is from Emcibacter nanhaiensis and carries:
- the accC gene encoding acetyl-CoA carboxylase biotin carboxylase subunit, which encodes MFDKVLIANRGEIALRIHRACREMGIHTVAVHSEADENAMHVRLADESVCIGPASSAESYLNIPAIIAAAEITNADAIHPGYGFLSENEKFAEIVEQHKIAFIGPTAQHIRVMGDKISAKETVKKLGIPVVPGSEGEVRDYETASKVAKEIGYPVIVKAASGGGGRGMKVVHNEGELQNAVSSAKSEAKAAFGDDAVYLEKFLTLPRHIELQVLADEHGNCIHLGERDCSLQRRHQKVLEEAPSPALNAEEREKIGEVVAKAIQGLGYRGAGTIEFLYENGEFYFIEMNTRLQVEHPVTEMITGVDLVREQIRIAAGLPLSLKQEDITISGHAIECRINAEDPFTFIPSPGKIGDYHTPGGLGVRVDSALYSGYSIPPYYDSMIAKLIVHGKTRNECLMRLRRALEEYVIDGIKTTIPLHQMLIRENDFVNGAYDIHWLENFLNNLET
- the purN gene encoding phosphoribosylglycinamide formyltransferase, which codes for MLDVAVLVSGRGSNLQALIDACADEDFPARIVRVISNNPDAYGLERARQANIPTSVINHRDYDSKEAFEEALDKELNACKAKMICLAGFMRILEARFVNRWKDRILNIHPSLLPSFKGLHTHERALESGVRFTGCTVHIVRPEMDDGPIILQAAVAVNPDETADELAARILEYEHIIYPEALRLMASGKARIAGDKVIIESAAYPDGGWINPLPGDDLEL
- a CDS encoding DUF2066 domain-containing protein, whose product is MAQAEVSPGREARIYTIYDIEVDQTSRTVNQARRIALLNGQREALQKFFAKILRPEDISKLPYLDDRQVRELISGFEIQDERNSSVRYIATMTVHFSRTKIYDLLSLLQIPFAESLSTPMTILPVLEKDGSYFLWDRDNGWKQAWDQYGGLNHLVQPDIPPSTLSQRLLINSWQAYDGLAVKLADFAKKNNLETLVVAIASLERDLVTDRSRLTLTLRQGLDGQEVHRETITSELGEDSLSTDVIADLYQRAIEKTMIYLDNQWREKVLVHFGVASRISMKVRFKGLEDWVNVQEHLREVSLIRDFTVDRLALDHAAITINHSGDLDQLFLTMAQQGFVFEVYWRTPEDGQTAAEEIILSLERCQP
- the accB gene encoding acetyl-CoA carboxylase biotin carboxyl carrier protein codes for the protein MHVDQELIRDLAALLNETDLSEIEVEDGDRKIRVCRNVTVAAAAPVAAPVAAAAAAPAAAPAEAASESSAADHPGAVLSPMVGTVYTAPEPNADNFIKVGDKVSAGDTILIVEAMKVMNHIHAPKSGTVTQILVENGQPVEYGEPLVIVE
- the mlaD gene encoding outer membrane lipid asymmetry maintenance protein MlaD, with the translated sequence MRSNLVETLVGAVVLFIAGSFLYFAYSHANLSSNGGYHLIAKFDKVDGLAVGSDVRVSGIKVGSVLKQYIDPDTFMAVVEFSVDPEIKIPEDTFAKITSEGLLGGNYLVLDPGGSDEMLADGDEILDTQGSVDLLGLLDKFAGSDDKKSD
- the aroQ gene encoding type II 3-dehydroquinate dehydratase, which produces MTKSTSGNILILNGPNLNMLGTREPEIYGTETLSDIEEKCKIHAGELGMTVTFRQSNTEGEIVNWIQEARGTAQAIIINAGAYTHTSVALMDALLAVGLPVIEVHLSNIFKREEFRHHSYISPASVGVICGFGSRGYLLALDALADIL
- a CDS encoding HdaA/DnaA family protein, which encodes MTPVQLPLNLPVRQAFGHEDFLVAASNTDAVNWIDRWPDWPSHVLILFGDEGCGKTHLSHVWQDRSSAIRLNEEEFFGQPLVGREKAYIFEDVDTYLSGPGREEQLLHSYNWLKEKASFLLLTARTHPRSWGMSLPDLSSRILSCPIVEMGQADDSLLASVIIKQFADLQVILPSEVLDYLLPRIDRSFAGVRRTVRRIDRLALTEKRAVTIPLARKALESLED
- a CDS encoding NADH:ubiquinone oxidoreductase subunit NDUFA12, with translation MFSLLRKIFTWWHNSTIGTWVFTSLNGEKVGEDDQGNVYYHEKKGKKRWVIYNGEIEASRIPPEWHAWLHYTVDETPVEQPPVVKSWEKEHQPNLTGTVDAYYPSGSLNAAGSRAKTTGDYEAWTPNS
- the purM gene encoding phosphoribosylformylglycinamidine cyclo-ligase; protein product: MSDQNPKTSYTYKDAGVDIDAGNDLVNAIKPAAASTRRSGVTEDLGGFGALFDLKAAGYNDPILVSGTDGVGTKLKIAIDSGRHDTVGIDLVAMCVNDLIVQGAEPLFFLDYFATGHLSVEAGRDIVGGIAEGCRQSNAALIGGETAEMPGMYADGDYDLAGFCVGAVERDEILTGATIAPGDVVLGLASSGIHSNGFSLVRRLVEDSGLGYDAPCPYDDSKSFGAALLTPTKIYVKSCLANLKAGTLKGLSHITGGGFVENIPRVLPKNVAVEVDAGAWTLPPVFDWLRTRGNITAAEMAKTFNCGIGMAVVVAAENADRAKKIFEECGETVYTIGRVVERAEGAPATVVNGKAGDWGYTEDWTAVSAGKK
- a CDS encoding DUF2155 domain-containing protein → MRKLLLLSVLLQSIWTSAVWADEISDNSEDGKVAVVVLGALDKITARLSTIEARQDEPVRFGTLEIVMRHCRSNPPEETPESVAFLEITDVGQGKERNKVFSGWMFASSPAVSPLEHPVYDIWVTSCKMVSGAASAGNE
- the aat gene encoding leucyl/phenylalanyl-tRNA--protein transferase, whose translation is MTEITADLLLHAYSQGIFPMAESADSDEIFWVDPELRGIFPLEHFHVPNRLARKIRQQPFEIRIDTAFREVMKACAETIPDTERDNTWINDTILDRYCELFRMGYAHSVECWRDEKLVGGLYGVSIGGAFCGESMFHRETDASKVALVYLVARLKKAGYILLDTQFITDHLEKFGAVEIPRMEYKARLARALDLEPDFYSLPADAAPETILQLVTQIS